In a genomic window of Dermochelys coriacea isolate rDerCor1 chromosome 11, rDerCor1.pri.v4, whole genome shotgun sequence:
- the LOC119863511 gene encoding retinol dehydrogenase 7-like, whose product MKRRSTVSGKKQMIIGNCTPLQQNSSLSSSTLNNQKHLQQEALLLALLSNSAQIGILASILLLIICWLIRDRLKVKDLNGKHVFITGCDSGFGNLLAKQLDRRGFHVIAACLTENGSRELLACTSISLKTVILNLTDSSSIDNAVEFVKQETDGEGLFGLVNNAGRATPMAPTDWIQIDDFHTIMDVNLMGLIEITLKLLPLLKKAKGRVVNVASVLGRLAFLGGGYCLSKWGVEAFSDMLRRDMRHFGVKVSIIEPGCFKTGVTNSEVIERDLLRLWNQLTPEVRDSYGDKYFVEYVRAQRFSMKRLCDSDISKVIKCMEHALIAKYPRTRYGSGWDAKFFWLPLSYAPTLLSDMMLRMLLPTPAARRKSVSCVPLDV is encoded by the exons ATGAAGCGAAGAAGCACTGTGAGTGGCAAGAAGCAGATGATCATAGGGAATTGCACTCCTTTGCAGCAGAATTCTTCTCTTTCCAGCAGTACCCTCAATAATCAGAAGCATTTGCAACAGGAGGCATTGCTACTA gccTTGCTTTCAAACTCAGCGCAGATAGGAATTTTGGCTTCCATACTTCTCCTCATTATTTGCTGGCTCATCCGAGACAGACTTAAAGTGAAAGACCTGAATGGAAAGCATGTCTTCATAACTGGATGTGACAGTGGGTTTGGAAACTTGCTGGCTAAACAGCTTGACCGAAGGGGATTCCATGTCATTGCCGCGTGTCTAACAGAAAATGGAAGCCGAGAACTACTAGCCTGCACATCCATCTCACTGAAGACTGTGATACTAAACTTAACTGACTCCAGCAGCATTGACAACGCAGTGGAGTTTGTGAAACAAGAGACAGATGGGGAGG GCCTCTTTGGTTTGGTAAATAATGCTGGAAGAGCAACACCGATGGCACCCACCGACTGGATTCAGATAGATGATTTCCACACAATTATGGATGTTAATCTGATGGGGTTGATTGAAATCACCCTGAAGCTTCTCCCACTTTTGAAAAAGGCTAAAGGAAGAGTAGTCAACGTTGCCAGTGTTTTGGGTCGCTTGGCGTTTTTAGGTGGTGGCTACTGTTTGTCAAAGTGGGGCGTGGAAGCTTTCTCGGACATGTTACG GAGAGACATGCGGCATTTTGGAGTGAAGGTGAGCATAATTGAGCCGGGATGCTTTAAGACTGGAGTAACTAATTCAGAGGTCATTGAGAGAGACCTACTAAGACTTTGGAACCAACTAACTCCTGAGGTCAGAGACTCCTATGGAGATAAATACTTTGTTGAGT ATGTCAGAGCTCAAAGATTTTCAATGAAAAGATTGTGTGACTCCGATATTTCTAAAGTCATAAAATGCATGGAGCATGCCTTGATAGCAAAATACCCCAGGACACGCTATGGATCTGGATGGGATGCAAAGTTCTTTTGGCTACCCCTCTCCTATGCACCAACCCTTCTATCTGATATGATGTTGCGTATGCTGCTTCCAACTCCAGCAGCGAGGAGGAAATcagtatcctgtgttccactTGATGTTTAA